A stretch of the Streptomyces sp. WMMB303 genome encodes the following:
- the ispH gene encoding 4-hydroxy-3-methylbut-2-enyl diphosphate reductase, which translates to MSAGNAVLAQPRGFCAGVRRAIGIVERALDMHGAPVYVRKEIVHNHHIVSELEARGAVFVDSEEEVPHGAVCVFSAHGVSPGVRTAAAGRQLDVIDATCPLVSKVHQEAVRFARAGRTILLVGHEGHEEIEGVLGEAPDRIVVVGTEDEVRRLGLPDDTPVAVLTQTTLSFDETARVVEALRARFTDLITPGDDICYASQNRQNAVKDLARDNDLVLIVGSRNSSNSLRMVEVARDHGAAAHLVPDAQHLRAAWLENVASVGISAGASAPEILVDGLLSRLAALGFDQVELQQGLAEDVVFAMPGRLADPVTGRVPRTPLAGEITPAPGGG; encoded by the coding sequence ATGAGTGCGGGGAACGCCGTCCTGGCCCAGCCGCGGGGCTTCTGCGCGGGGGTACGGCGCGCGATCGGCATCGTCGAGCGGGCGCTCGACATGCACGGGGCGCCGGTGTACGTGCGCAAGGAGATCGTGCACAACCACCACATCGTCTCCGAGCTGGAAGCACGTGGCGCGGTCTTCGTCGACAGCGAGGAGGAGGTCCCGCACGGCGCGGTCTGTGTCTTCTCCGCGCACGGCGTCTCCCCCGGAGTGCGCACCGCCGCCGCCGGCCGGCAGCTCGACGTCATCGACGCCACCTGCCCGCTGGTCTCCAAAGTCCACCAGGAAGCGGTGCGCTTCGCCCGTGCCGGCCGCACGATCCTCCTCGTCGGGCACGAGGGACACGAGGAGATCGAGGGCGTCCTCGGCGAGGCCCCCGACCGCATCGTCGTCGTCGGGACCGAGGACGAGGTGCGCCGCCTCGGCCTGCCCGATGACACCCCGGTCGCCGTCCTCACCCAGACCACCCTCTCGTTCGACGAGACCGCACGCGTCGTCGAGGCCCTGCGCGCCCGCTTCACCGACCTGATCACCCCCGGTGACGACATCTGCTACGCCAGCCAGAACCGGCAGAACGCCGTCAAGGATCTGGCCCGCGACAACGACCTGGTCCTGATCGTCGGCTCGCGCAACTCCAGCAACTCGCTGCGCATGGTCGAGGTGGCCCGCGACCACGGCGCCGCCGCCCATCTGGTGCCCGACGCACAGCACCTGCGAGCGGCCTGGCTGGAGAACGTGGCGTCGGTCGGCATCAGCGCCGGGGCCAGCGCTCCGGAGATCCTCGTCGACGGGCTTCTCAGCAGGCTCGCCGCACTCGGATTCGATCAGGTCGAACTCCAGCAGGGGCTCGCCGAGGACGTCGTCTTCGCCATGCCCGGCCGGCTCGCCGACCCGGTCACCGGCCGCGTCCCGCGGACCCCGCTGGCCGGTGAGATCACGCCCGCACCCGGCGGGGGATGA
- a CDS encoding DUF1648 domain-containing protein, with translation MRKTRQQEGRSGGAPGGAGFPWRWLVPGVLVLAGLLVWGIMVYPRLPHQVPQHFGSSGVDRYADKSVGTVFLPVLVYAGALALLAGTALATLRITPVRELPPGRPTSSLVNRPQTTQGALGLARAQLFLGCCLGVTIAVACSLMWAVERPAEGEPRTGTLLLALLPSALGTAAVLAAAFRDRRQGSGRAAKPGAE, from the coding sequence GTGCGGAAAACGCGGCAGCAGGAGGGCCGGAGCGGGGGCGCGCCCGGCGGTGCCGGGTTCCCGTGGCGGTGGCTGGTACCCGGAGTGCTGGTACTGGCGGGGCTTCTGGTGTGGGGGATCATGGTCTACCCCCGGCTTCCGCACCAGGTGCCGCAGCATTTCGGCAGCAGCGGAGTGGACCGGTACGCGGACAAATCGGTGGGCACCGTCTTCCTGCCCGTGCTGGTGTACGCGGGCGCGCTGGCGCTGCTGGCCGGGACGGCACTCGCCACCTTGCGGATCACCCCGGTTCGCGAGCTGCCGCCGGGACGACCGACGTCGAGCCTGGTCAACCGGCCGCAGACGACACAGGGAGCGCTGGGCCTGGCCCGGGCGCAGCTCTTTCTCGGCTGCTGCCTCGGGGTGACCATCGCCGTGGCCTGCAGCCTGATGTGGGCCGTCGAACGGCCTGCCGAGGGCGAGCCCCGGACCGGGACGTTGCTGCTCGCCCTGCTGCCGTCCGCGCTCGGCACCGCCGCCGTTCTGGCCGCGGCCTTCCGGGACCGCCGACAGGGGTCCGGCCGGGCCGCGAAGCCCGGCGCGGAGTGA
- the ptlA gene encoding pentalenene synthase — protein sequence MPQDIDIRIPLPGRQSPDHARAEAEQLAWPRSLGLIKSDMAAERHLRGSYADLASRFYPHATGADLDLGVDLMSWFFLFDDLFDGPRGEDPEQAGQLTGAVAAALDGPLPEEAPPIAHGFADIWRRTREGMTPAWCARSARHWRNYFDGYIDEAASRFWNRPCGSAAQYLGMRRHTIGVQPTVDLAERAGRFEVPHRVFDSTLLSAMLQVAVDVNLMLNDIASLEKEEARGEQNNLVLILHREHGWSRSRSIAHLQDEVHARLEQFLLLESCLPRLGEIYRLDADEREALERYRTDAIRPVIRGSYDWHRSSGRYDAEFALAAGSRGYLEELGSTAR from the coding sequence ATGCCGCAGGACATCGACATCCGAATACCCCTGCCGGGCCGGCAGAGCCCCGACCATGCCCGGGCCGAGGCGGAGCAGTTGGCGTGGCCGCGCTCACTCGGTCTGATCAAGTCCGACATGGCCGCCGAACGTCATCTGCGGGGCAGCTACGCCGACCTGGCCTCCCGCTTCTACCCGCACGCCACCGGCGCCGACCTCGACCTGGGCGTCGATCTGATGTCGTGGTTCTTCCTGTTCGACGACCTCTTCGACGGGCCGCGCGGCGAGGACCCCGAGCAGGCCGGACAGCTGACCGGTGCGGTGGCGGCCGCGCTGGACGGCCCGCTGCCGGAGGAGGCGCCGCCGATCGCCCACGGCTTCGCCGACATCTGGCGGCGCACCCGCGAGGGCATGACCCCGGCCTGGTGTGCGCGCAGCGCCCGGCACTGGCGCAACTATTTCGACGGGTACATCGACGAGGCGGCGAGCCGCTTCTGGAACCGGCCGTGCGGCTCGGCGGCACAGTACCTGGGCATGCGGCGGCACACCATCGGCGTGCAGCCGACGGTGGACCTCGCCGAGCGCGCGGGCCGCTTCGAGGTGCCGCACCGGGTCTTCGACAGCACACTGCTGTCCGCGATGCTCCAGGTCGCCGTCGACGTCAACCTGATGCTCAACGACATCGCCTCGCTGGAGAAGGAGGAGGCGCGGGGCGAGCAGAACAACCTCGTGCTGATCCTGCACCGGGAGCACGGCTGGTCCAGGAGCCGCAGCATCGCCCACCTCCAGGACGAGGTGCACGCCCGGCTGGAGCAGTTCCTGCTGCTCGAGTCCTGCCTGCCGCGGCTGGGGGAGATCTACCGGCTCGATGCCGACGAGCGCGAGGCGCTGGAGCGCTACCGCACCGACGCGATACGTCCGGTGATCCGCGGCTCCTACGACTGGCATCGCTCCTCGGGCCGCTATGACGCCGAGTTCGCACTCGCCGCCGGCTCCCGGGGCTACCTGGAGGAACTCGGGAGCACCGCCCGCTAG
- the ptlI gene encoding pentalenene oxygenase — protein sequence MTEESTFSAGTAPGALPVVGHALQMMRHPVNFMTSLSAHGDLVEIKIGPTSAYVPTHPELLRHVLTNDRIFDKGGVFYDRARDIAGNGLVTCPFADHRRQRRLMQSAFTRGQLKRYSEAMHAEIEATASRWQDGMVVDAFQEMYGMALRTVGRTLYSTPVSPELAAQVERSFDVVLNGLFRQMFLPASVRRMPLPSNRRYRSNLDFLHATTQQLIDDYRADGTERDDLLAALLASRDDDGGRLADREIHDQVITVMAAGTETVAGTLTWVFYLLSQHPEIEAALYEEMDTVLEGRAPQWDDLPELSLTDRIISETLRLHPPAWLFTRLTAAPTELAGRRLPAGSTVVFSPAAVAQFEDAFDNPTAFDPDRWLPDRVAPASRHAYVPFGTGARKCIGDLYARTEAALGLATILGRWRVTCEPGMDIRPVPLATVYHPRRLRLRLDARTPRRAASAVPAPAGGDAT from the coding sequence ATGACCGAGGAGAGCACCTTTTCAGCGGGAACGGCGCCCGGGGCCCTGCCCGTGGTGGGACACGCCCTCCAGATGATGCGGCACCCTGTGAACTTCATGACGTCGCTCTCGGCCCACGGCGACCTGGTCGAGATCAAGATCGGCCCCACCAGCGCCTACGTACCGACCCATCCCGAACTGCTGCGGCACGTTCTGACCAACGACCGCATCTTCGACAAGGGCGGCGTCTTCTACGACCGCGCCCGCGACATCGCCGGCAACGGCCTGGTCACCTGCCCGTTCGCCGATCACCGGCGACAGCGCCGGCTGATGCAGTCCGCCTTCACCCGCGGCCAGCTCAAGCGTTACTCCGAGGCGATGCACGCCGAGATCGAGGCCACGGCGTCCCGGTGGCAGGACGGCATGGTCGTCGACGCCTTCCAGGAGATGTACGGCATGGCCCTGCGCACGGTCGGCCGCACCCTGTACTCCACACCCGTCAGCCCCGAGCTGGCGGCGCAGGTGGAACGTTCCTTCGACGTCGTGCTCAACGGTCTGTTCCGGCAGATGTTCCTGCCGGCCTCGGTCCGCCGCATGCCCCTGCCGTCCAACCGGCGCTACCGGAGCAACCTGGACTTCCTGCACGCCACCACCCAGCAGCTCATCGACGACTACCGGGCGGACGGGACCGAGCGCGACGACCTGCTCGCCGCCCTGCTCGCCTCCCGCGACGACGACGGCGGCCGGCTCGCGGACCGGGAGATCCACGACCAGGTCATCACCGTGATGGCAGCCGGCACCGAGACCGTCGCCGGTACCCTCACCTGGGTCTTCTACCTGCTCTCCCAGCACCCGGAGATCGAGGCCGCGCTGTACGAGGAGATGGACACCGTCCTGGAGGGGCGTGCCCCGCAGTGGGACGACCTGCCCGAGCTCTCCCTGACCGACCGGATCATCTCCGAGACGCTGCGACTGCACCCACCGGCCTGGCTGTTCACCCGGCTCACCGCCGCCCCGACCGAACTCGCCGGCCGCCGGCTGCCCGCCGGCTCCACCGTCGTCTTCAGCCCCGCCGCCGTAGCCCAGTTCGAGGACGCCTTCGACAACCCCACGGCGTTCGATCCCGACCGCTGGCTCCCGGACCGTGTCGCGCCCGCCTCCCGGCATGCCTACGTGCCGTTCGGTACCGGGGCCCGCAAGTGCATCGGCGACCTCTACGCCCGCACCGAGGCCGCCCTGGGGCTCGCCACCATCCTCGGCCGCTGGCGGGTCACCTGCGAGCCCGGCATGGACATCCGCCCGGTTCCGCTGGCCACCGTCTACCATCCGCGCCGACTGCGGCTGAGACTGGACGCGCGTACGCCGCGCCGGGCGGCCTCCGCCGTCCCCGCACCGGCCGGAGGTGACGCGACATGA
- the ispG gene encoding flavodoxin-dependent (E)-4-hydroxy-3-methylbut-2-enyl-diphosphate synthase, with protein MPVALGLPTVPPRPAARRTSRQIHVGAVPVGGDAPVSVQSMTTTRTSDIGATLQQIAELTASGCQIVRVACPTQDDADALPTIARKSRIPVIADIHFQPKYVFAAIEAGCAAVRVNPGNIRQFDDKVREIARAAEDHGTPVRIGVNAGSLDRRLLQKHGKATPEALVESALWEASLFEEHDFRDIKISVKHNDPVVMVEAYKQLAAACDYPLHLGVTEAGPAFQGTVKSAVAFGALLSQGIGDTIRVSLSAPPAEEVKVGLQILEALNLKQRGLEIVSCPSCGRAQVDVYKLADEVTAGLKDMDIPLRVAVMGCVVNGPGEAREADLGVASGNGKGQIFVRGEVVRTVPESKIVETLIEEAHRLAELMPQDSSEAAPSEAAPSAGQGGRGG; from the coding sequence ATGCCTGTCGCTCTCGGACTGCCCACGGTGCCGCCGAGGCCGGCCGCACGCCGTACCAGCCGTCAGATCCATGTAGGGGCCGTACCCGTAGGGGGCGACGCCCCGGTCTCGGTCCAGTCCATGACCACGACCCGCACGTCGGACATCGGCGCGACCCTCCAGCAGATCGCCGAACTCACCGCGTCCGGCTGCCAGATCGTCCGCGTCGCCTGTCCCACCCAGGACGACGCCGACGCCCTGCCCACGATCGCGCGCAAGTCCCGGATCCCGGTGATAGCGGACATCCACTTCCAGCCGAAGTACGTGTTCGCCGCCATCGAGGCCGGCTGCGCGGCCGTGCGCGTCAACCCCGGCAACATCAGACAGTTCGACGACAAGGTCCGCGAGATCGCGCGTGCCGCCGAGGACCACGGCACCCCCGTCCGGATCGGGGTCAACGCGGGGTCACTCGACCGCCGGTTGCTGCAGAAGCACGGCAAGGCCACCCCGGAGGCGCTGGTCGAGAGCGCGCTGTGGGAGGCGTCGCTGTTCGAGGAGCACGACTTCCGGGACATCAAGATCTCCGTCAAGCACAACGACCCCGTCGTCATGGTCGAGGCGTACAAACAGCTCGCGGCGGCGTGCGACTATCCGCTGCACCTCGGCGTGACCGAGGCGGGCCCGGCCTTCCAGGGCACCGTCAAGTCGGCCGTCGCGTTCGGCGCGCTGCTGTCCCAGGGCATCGGCGACACCATCCGGGTCTCCTTGAGCGCGCCGCCCGCCGAGGAGGTCAAGGTCGGCCTCCAGATCCTGGAGGCGCTGAACCTCAAGCAGCGCGGACTGGAGATCGTGTCCTGCCCCTCCTGCGGACGCGCCCAGGTCGATGTCTACAAGCTGGCCGACGAGGTCACGGCCGGGCTGAAGGACATGGACATCCCGCTGCGCGTGGCCGTCATGGGATGCGTGGTGAACGGCCCCGGGGAGGCCAGGGAGGCGGACCTCGGCGTCGCCTCCGGCAACGGCAAGGGGCAGATCTTCGTCAGGGGCGAGGTCGTCAGGACCGTACCCGAATCGAAGATCGTCGAGACGCTCATCGAGGAGGCGCACCGACTCGCGGAGCTGATGCCGCAGGACTCCTCCGAGGCCGCCCCGTCCGAGGCCGCTCCCTCCGCCGGGCAGGGAGGCCGCGGCGGGTGA
- a CDS encoding MFS transporter — protein sequence MTESPKRQSGGTAAARQVPQAVAALPQQVRDELVSRLRRTGRPFTKDDVQVVQEPMLKRAVSASALGNCMEWFDFGVYSYLAATIGKVFYPGASDAAQLLASFATFAAAFVVRPLGGLFFGPLGDRLGRQKVLAATMILMAFGTFLIGFIPDYDTIGIAAPILLLLARMLQGFSTGGEYGGATTFIAKFSPDRRRGFLGSWLDFGTFVGYALGSVLVTVLNVALTDGQMLAWGWRIPFLIAGPLGLIGLYMRLKLEESPAFQQQLDEHDQAVAEREQRQEFRTILRRYWEPLLVCVGLVLLYNVTNYMVTGYLPTYQTEVLGRDGTTSDVLVLVGMVWVVVLITFVGRLSDRIGRRPVYRWAAVGQIVLAVPAFLLLRSDGWLLPALGVLVLATLLAGFAAPSAATLPALFPTSVRYAAMGIGFNFSVAAFGGTTPLVTEGLVSATGNSLVPGCYLMVSGLIGLLAVRFMPETAGVPLHGSQPMVSTEQEAKELISTSRDLRALQLRTAEGVAGPG from the coding sequence GTGACAGAGAGCCCCAAGCGGCAGTCCGGGGGCACGGCGGCAGCCCGGCAGGTACCGCAGGCGGTGGCGGCGCTGCCCCAACAGGTGCGCGACGAACTGGTCTCCAGGCTGCGCCGTACGGGCCGCCCGTTCACCAAGGACGATGTCCAGGTCGTCCAGGAGCCTATGCTCAAGCGGGCGGTCAGCGCCTCCGCGCTCGGCAACTGCATGGAGTGGTTCGACTTCGGGGTCTACAGCTATCTGGCCGCCACCATCGGCAAGGTCTTCTATCCGGGCGCCTCCGACGCGGCGCAACTCCTCGCCTCGTTCGCGACGTTCGCCGCCGCCTTCGTCGTCCGCCCGCTGGGTGGTCTCTTCTTCGGGCCGCTCGGCGACAGGCTGGGGCGGCAGAAGGTGCTCGCCGCGACCATGATCCTGATGGCCTTCGGCACCTTCCTGATCGGGTTCATCCCCGACTACGACACGATCGGCATCGCGGCCCCGATCCTGCTGCTTCTCGCGCGGATGCTGCAGGGATTCTCCACCGGCGGCGAGTACGGCGGCGCCACCACCTTCATCGCGAAGTTCTCGCCCGACCGCAGGCGCGGATTCCTCGGCAGCTGGCTCGACTTCGGCACCTTCGTCGGCTACGCCCTCGGCTCGGTCCTGGTCACCGTGCTCAACGTCGCGCTGACCGACGGCCAGATGCTCGCCTGGGGCTGGCGCATCCCGTTCCTGATCGCCGGGCCGCTGGGGCTGATCGGCCTGTACATGCGGCTCAAGCTGGAGGAGTCCCCCGCCTTCCAGCAGCAGTTGGACGAGCACGACCAAGCCGTCGCCGAGCGCGAGCAGCGGCAGGAGTTCCGCACCATCCTGCGCCGGTACTGGGAGCCGCTGCTGGTCTGCGTCGGCCTGGTGCTGCTCTACAACGTCACCAATTACATGGTCACCGGCTATCTGCCGACCTACCAGACCGAGGTGCTGGGCCGGGACGGCACCACCTCCGATGTACTGGTGCTGGTCGGCATGGTGTGGGTGGTGGTGCTCATCACCTTCGTCGGCCGGCTGAGCGACCGGATCGGGCGGCGCCCGGTCTACCGCTGGGCCGCCGTCGGCCAGATCGTGCTGGCCGTCCCCGCCTTCCTGCTGCTGCGCTCGGACGGCTGGCTGCTGCCCGCGCTCGGCGTGCTCGTCCTGGCCACCCTGCTGGCCGGGTTCGCCGCACCGTCGGCCGCCACGCTGCCCGCGCTCTTCCCCACCAGCGTGCGCTACGCCGCCATGGGGATCGGCTTCAACTTCTCGGTGGCCGCCTTCGGCGGGACCACCCCACTGGTCACCGAGGGCCTGGTCAGCGCGACGGGCAACAGCCTGGTGCCCGGCTGCTATCTGATGGTCAGCGGGCTCATCGGGCTGCTCGCCGTGCGCTTCATGCCGGAGACCGCGGGAGTGCCGCTGCACGGCTCGCAGCCGATGGTCAGCACCGAGCAGGAGGCCAAGGAGCTGATCTCCACCAGCCGCGACCTCCGGGCCCTGCAGCTGCGGACGGCGGAGGGGGTGGCCGGCCCCGGATAG
- a CDS encoding TetR family transcriptional regulator → MGTGTAESAARPAATEELTPGARRILDAASALFYERGITAVGVDLIAKEAGTTKKTLYDRFGGKDALIAAYLSERDRRWRSWLTSWVAAHAADTGAGAQLLATFDALAEWTQQHNPRGCGFVNAAAELPDPAHPGRRVITEQKHWMHGYLRELAVAAGAREPERLADRLVVLHEGAMVMRGLALVDDPVGTARALAEPALREALPGPDTGGAAGPARP, encoded by the coding sequence GTGGGGACGGGGACAGCGGAATCGGCGGCGCGGCCCGCCGCCACGGAGGAGCTGACGCCCGGCGCCCGGCGGATTCTGGACGCGGCGAGCGCCCTCTTCTACGAGCGCGGCATCACGGCCGTCGGCGTCGACCTGATCGCCAAGGAGGCCGGCACCACGAAGAAGACGCTCTACGACCGCTTCGGCGGCAAGGATGCGCTGATCGCCGCGTATCTGAGCGAGCGGGACCGGCGCTGGCGCTCCTGGCTGACCTCGTGGGTGGCGGCACACGCCGCGGACACCGGGGCGGGTGCACAGTTGCTGGCCACCTTCGACGCGCTGGCGGAGTGGACGCAGCAGCACAATCCCCGCGGCTGCGGGTTCGTCAACGCCGCGGCGGAACTGCCCGATCCCGCGCACCCGGGGCGCCGTGTGATCACCGAGCAGAAGCACTGGATGCACGGCTACCTCCGCGAGCTCGCGGTCGCCGCCGGTGCGCGGGAGCCGGAGCGGTTGGCCGACCGGCTGGTCGTGCTGCACGAAGGCGCCATGGTGATGCGCGGCCTCGCGCTCGTGGACGACCCGGTCGGCACCGCGCGTGCCCTGGCCGAGCCGGCCCTTCGGGAGGCGCTCCCCGGGCCCGACACCGGCGGAGCGGCCGGACCGGCACGCCCCTGA